From one Sediminispirochaeta bajacaliforniensis DSM 16054 genomic stretch:
- a CDS encoding BrnA antitoxin family protein, which translates to MEESNTETNKKSTTLRPDENIIEYFKELSSETGISYQALINLYLKRCTEKKMTVDFILTTHQDD; encoded by the coding sequence CGAACACAGAGACAAACAAAAAATCAACAACCCTTCGCCCCGATGAGAACATCATAGAGTACTTCAAAGAATTAAGCAGCGAAACAGGCATATCCTACCAAGCACTCATAAACCTCTATTTAAAACGATGTACGGAAAAAAAGATGACAGTAGATTTTATCCTAACTACCCATCAAGATGATTGA
- a CDS encoding phage baseplate assembly protein V, which produces MRNEVCMYHGIVTDNQDPDGLGRVRISLPEIQGGDQSQTNWLPILTPFAGNQTGGFFLPEIEDVVIALFFDDGLEQGVVLGAAWNHNHMPPATEENSAADLNDDGTNSLHFLRSRSGMRIILDDSDGEEKLQLLNTDATTRVEMLVGEEILNIETEADINISSGGVINIEAEEISISTENELSFASDALGIESDGDTTLSASGNLGIEGNGVAMN; this is translated from the coding sequence ATGAGAAACGAAGTATGCATGTACCATGGTATCGTTACCGACAACCAAGATCCCGACGGTCTCGGACGGGTGAGAATCAGCCTGCCGGAAATCCAGGGCGGTGACCAGAGTCAAACAAACTGGCTGCCCATTCTTACCCCTTTCGCAGGAAATCAAACAGGAGGCTTTTTCCTGCCGGAAATCGAAGACGTGGTCATAGCCCTCTTCTTCGACGACGGCCTCGAACAGGGTGTTGTTCTTGGGGCCGCATGGAACCACAACCATATGCCCCCGGCTACAGAAGAAAACAGCGCAGCCGACCTGAACGACGACGGAACAAACAGCCTTCACTTCCTGCGATCACGAAGCGGCATGCGCATCATCCTCGACGACAGCGACGGTGAAGAAAAACTACAACTGCTGAACACCGACGCCACCACCAGAGTCGAAATGCTGGTTGGAGAAGAAATCCTCAACATCGAAACAGAAGCCGACATCAACATCTCATCAGGCGGCGTCATCAACATCGAGGCAGAGGAAATATCCATCTCAACAGAAAACGAACTCAGCTTCGCTTCCGATGCACTGGGCATCGAGTCAGATGGCGATACCACCCTTTCCGCATCAGGCAACCTTGGTATCGAAGGCAACGGCGTGGCCATGAACTAA